From a region of the Desulfobacterales bacterium genome:
- a CDS encoding pyridoxamine 5'-phosphate oxidase family protein encodes MDLKDYFEDTKGVGVLATADSDGKVDAAIYARPHFMDDGTLAVIMRDRLSHHNLQSNPHATFLFMEEGPGYKGKRLFMTKVKEEQDSELLYSLRRREYPNDKEEAKFLVFFKLDKELPLVGAGK; translated from the coding sequence ATGGATCTCAAGGATTATTTCGAAGACACCAAAGGTGTCGGCGTGCTGGCCACGGCAGATAGCGACGGCAAGGTTGACGCGGCGATCTACGCCAGACCCCACTTCATGGACGATGGCACATTGGCGGTTATTATGCGCGACCGTCTCTCCCACCACAACCTGCAGTCCAATCCCCATGCAACATTTCTGTTCATGGAAGAAGGCCCCGGGTACAAAGGCAAACGGCTGTTTATGACCAAGGTGAAAGAGGAACAAGATTCGGAGCTTTTATACTCTTTGCGCCGTCGTGAGTATCCAAACGACAAAGAAGAAGCCAAATTTTTGGTATTTTTCAAGCTGGACAAAGAACTGCCGCTGGTTGGGGCCGGCAAATAA
- a CDS encoding MBL fold metallo-hydrolase, whose product MKIAQNLWQVGGGGFTAAEDAAIYLIRFENQAALIDAGCGRAHNQLVANISAVLPAEIPIPYLFLTHCHYDHVGGAAAIRDQYGCKIVAHRLDAPYLEKGDTTVTAASWYGTKMNPLSIDHKIQEQTERFKIGKGELIAHHCPGHSPGSVVYRIKLADQTVLFGQDVHGPLDSSFLSNRQDYINSLKFMMTLKADILCEGHFGVFEGKEKVEKFIRSYLG is encoded by the coding sequence ATGAAGATCGCACAAAATTTATGGCAGGTGGGTGGCGGCGGTTTTACTGCGGCCGAGGATGCGGCCATATATCTGATCCGTTTTGAAAATCAGGCCGCTCTAATTGATGCCGGCTGCGGCCGCGCGCACAACCAACTGGTCGCCAACATTTCGGCTGTTTTGCCTGCAGAAATCCCGATTCCGTATTTGTTTCTGACCCATTGTCATTATGATCATGTCGGCGGCGCAGCGGCGATAAGAGATCAATACGGCTGCAAAATTGTGGCCCACAGGCTGGATGCACCCTATTTGGAAAAAGGAGACACGACTGTGACCGCAGCTTCCTGGTACGGCACCAAAATGAACCCGCTCAGCATCGATCACAAAATACAGGAGCAGACGGAAAGATTTAAGATCGGCAAAGGAGAGCTGATCGCCCATCATTGCCCGGGTCATTCACCCGGTTCTGTGGTCTATCGGATAAAACTTGCAGACCAGACAGTATTATTTGGCCAGGATGTGCATGGCCCCCTGGATTCTTCATTCTTGTCCAATCGCCAGGATTATATCAATAGCTTAAAATTTATGATGACTTTAAAGGCGGATATCCTTTGCGAAGGGCACTTCGGTGTTTTTGAAGGAAAGGAGAAGGTCGAAAAATTTATCCGCTCTTACCTTGGCTGA